The genomic stretch GTGATAGACATGCCAATCCTGATCTCCGTGAACTGGAACTCAGATATTGGATGAATCCAAACCAGGTTTATGAAAGTGGAGTGAAGAAAAGTGATTTTAAGCTAGAGGATGCCAGAAGCATTTGTTTATTGGATTGCCCTTTTCCAGCAGAAGATTCACTAAGTTGGGTCTGCGACTATCCGGATGGAGATATACACCTCACTGTAGATGAATGGATTGACCGAAACTATGATTATTTTGAGTTCCTCAGCCCTGATATGAGGAATACATCACTTCAACTTCAAGGACCTTGCTATCCCGTCATATATCCGAGTGTTAATGGTAAGTGTGTGTTAATGATTCATACAAAGCCTCTTCCTTTACTTTGTTCATACATGCCTCCTTTTTTAACCCTTCTAGGAGGAAGTTTCAGATTGGTGAGGGTTAGGTACAGATTCCGAACCCATACTCTTGAGTGTCATGTGAGACACGGATACGGCTTTAGAAGTGAAGAGTCGAAGTAACATAGATCTTGAGTCTTTACTATGTTGATGATTCTTGACTAAATCCTTTTCCTTCTATTGCTTTCTAGTTTTCTGGAGCTGTCAATTTATAGCTCGACCATCAAATATGTCTTTACGACATTGGCAGCAGATGGGTGGAGTAAGGATCAGTGACGGACTTGAAATAGACAAATCAATTCACAAGACAATTAACACTCGGTCTGCTGTCTTAAAGGTTTGTGCTCTTACACTTTTACAGTTCTACGTTTCGTGCAATGACTGAGTTCATATTTTGAGAAGCATATCACAGTGTCATGTAAAACCTGCCACATGCAGAGATACATGGCGGACATTGGAAAATCATGGCCGGTATTGATAGTTTGTGGAGCACTCGTGCCACTTTTTTTGTCAGTGATTTGGTTGCTTCTGATTCGACATTTTGTCTCCGGGATGCCGTGGATAACAGTCGTACTCTTCAACATTCTTGTGATATCAGTCACAATGTTTTTCTATTTAAAAGGTTAGAATTTCACCATTTACATCATCTTGAATTATCTACTATGCAATAGAATGTCGGGAAATTTTCTAATCAAATGCTATATGATCACTTTATTAATTCTCTGTTGTAATTTATTTTGCCATAAATAGCTGGATGGATTGGAAACGATGCTGTGACACCAATTGTTGGTGAACATGATCCGTATACTCATGTATATGGAAGGGTAAGATCTTCCTTTTCTTGATTATAAATATTTAAGTTAGATTGTTTTTgagttcatttttttttaattgtcaaaaattttcTGTAACAGGAATTAACTCATATGCGTGTTGCTGCTATCGTGATGACTGTTGTTATGGGAATTTCACTCCTTGCTTCTATTGCTATTGTTAGGCGTATTCTTATGGCGACATCAGTTCTAAAGGCAAGTATACATCTTTCTGATACAATATTGAATTGACTAACTGTGGAAGAAATTTCACCGAATCACTGTTTGTAAGATTAGAATCTTTCTAGATTATTACTGTACTGAAGCTGTAAGAATGGTGTTCCTGTAGAAGAACGATGTCTCTCAAGTATAATAACTGTAAACTGATAGTGGGCGCCTTTTGAGAAGTTCGACAAAAGTACTGTCACCATTGACAGTGCTCTTGAGCAATCACATGTTCGATGTTAGAACCATAAACCATTCTCAGGCTCTGAGGAAAAATTCTCTCTTTTTTTTGGGAATTGCAGATATGTGATTGGATTATTTATAATTTCATCCGGTGACATGTTGCTTGACTATTTTCCAGGTGGCTGCTAAGGTCATCGGAGAAGTCCAAGCTCTTATGATATTTCCCGTCATACCATTTACCATTCTTGCAATATTTTACATGATTTGGTTATCAGCTGCCTTTCATTTATTTAGTTCCGGAGAGGTTCGTCAAAATAATTGCAATTCCAACTGCTGTGCTTATGATCTTGTATCAAAGCGCGTCAGCTGTGAACGCTGTTGTGGTTACAGCATTCATTATACTCCTCACATTGGAATTGCCATTCTCTTTCACTTGTTGGGTGGTTATTGGGCCACACATTTCTTCATAGCTTCTTCATCTACCGTCATTGCTGGATCTGTTGCTTCTTATTATTGGGCTCGTGGGGATGCCTCGGTGAGTAACCAACTTAAATAAACTTTCATTTGT from Silene latifolia isolate original U9 population chromosome 5, ASM4854445v1, whole genome shotgun sequence encodes the following:
- the LOC141656406 gene encoding choline transporter protein 1; protein product: MRPVIGRYPSSDGSQLGGIIKKDRKCKDVVFLIIFIAFWVGMIVNSSFGFNQGNPLRLTYGLDYKGNLCGDRHANPDLRELELRYWMNPNQVYESGVKKSDFKLEDARSICLLDCPFPAEDSLSWVCDYPDGDIHLTVDEWIDRNYDYFEFLSPDMRNTSLQLQGPCYPVIYPSVNVFWSCQFIARPSNMSLRHWQQMGGVRISDGLEIDKSIHKTINTRSAVLKRYMADIGKSWPVLIVCGALVPLFLSVIWLLLIRHFVSGMPWITVVLFNILVISVTMFFYLKAGWIGNDAVTPIVGEHDPYTHVYGRELTHMRVAAIVMTVVMGISLLASIAIVRRILMATSVLKVAAKVIGEVQALMIFPVIPFTILAIFYMIWLSAAFHLFSSGEVRQNNCNSNCCAYDLVSKRVSCERCCGYSIHYTPHIGIAILFHLLGGYWATHFFIASSSTVIAGSVASYYWARGDASPDIPFLPVFGSMKRLLRYNLGSVAIGSLLLSFVESIRFILESIRRKLKVSYITPDNWFRKIVHHSSAFCLKSVEWTLKSVNRNAYIMIAITGKSFFKSSAIATSLIMNNILRIGKVNVIGDVILSLGKLCVSLSSALFGFLMLDSYKYKSAHNKISSPLFPVLACWALGYIVATLFFGVVEMSIDTIILSFCQDAEEHQGTAQYAPPLLIETLNDENDTQRLTQ